The stretch of DNA CAAGGCCTTGGTTCTGTTAAATTGTCGGAAACGCCATGCAATACGTCTGCCGAAACTCCTTCATTCTATTTCTACCTGTTTCGTGCATTTCCTTCGAGTCCATTGTTGTTCTGAATCACATAATATATGTTCATTGTTTTAAGCtgaacaagaaaaaacattaaaagaaaagaagtcAAAAAATAGGTCGCTCAATGAAGCGGCGAAATGCAAATGCCGGTTTAAAAGTACGGCGCCTTAGATGGTGCAATTTTAACGGGTTGATATACAAGTTTATGGCCGAAATATAGGATGTTTCTAATGTTTAGACTATATCCTCTTATGTAATCCTGAAAGTCCAGGCTAAAACGGGTCTTAGATCTGGTCTTATGGAGTTACTTATGGAACGAGAGCCTTAAAATCTGCAAACCAATAGTAATGAGCTCAATCAACTTTGAATTTAATAACGATTCGAAATAAatcttaacattttttttaaagtactGTGAATAGTAATATTTTCGTTCTATTCTATTTTAACTGCTATCTCATTTTTATTCTGTTTGTTGTTAAAATTCATATGGATGTATAAAACTTATGAAACAATTTGTAAAACTGTACTACAACTTTTTCATAAAATATGTAGAAATTGGAAagtaaaataacaacaaatgcTTTATATATGATTGATAGTTTGATAAGTGTTTTAATGATCTTAGATTTAGCTTTTTTTTATCATACTCTCGCTTataaaaatttgcccaaaaggAAAGCTTCGAAAATGTTGTGTTCTAAAATCTGTTTTATATCTAGGTGTTTGTTGTGgcttttgtttataataatGAATAAACGGcttaataaatgaatgaatgaatgaaagaaCAAAAGGGCCAAAGACAAAGCAAGAGAATGCTACAGAGCAGGGCAGAGATAGGAGAGaaacagagggagagagatatatatatatagagagagatagagagttGGTTAGATGGAGGAGGCAAGGACAAGGCAAGTTTAACATGAATTATTATGTGCGGAAAAGTTTTATGATGATGGTCGGCGTCCCCTTACCTATGTAACGGGCTACTACCCCAAGAATCCTTCCTGGAAAGgactcccacacacacagacagacaatTCAACATCAACCGCAAACTGGTTAACCAGGCCAACAGACGACCACGTGGTGTGTGGGTGAGGTTGAGGGAAAGGACTCTCTCTGTGTGTTGTATCTGTTGGatacaatttgttttaattgcacAAAAAGTAGTTGGCAACACACTATTAGAGCTGTGTTAgccaattaattttcatttaactgCAACTCGCTGGGATTTGGCCTTTGCCCTTTTTGCTTTTCGCTGGCAATGTAtctacgtatgtatgtatatgtattcgCTCCCCcctttttttcccccatttaTTTTGAGACATTTAAAACACTTGGCCATTTTTCAATGCTTTAACTGTTTTACAAGCTTTCTGGTTTATTAATGATTGTAAATCTTGTTGGCTCTATTGGGCAGCCACCGCCTGAGCATAGTTGGGTGGCAGCACCGTGGCAGCCATCTGTGGTTGTTGTACTGGCATCTGATAATGGGTTGCCACCTGAGCCTGCTCCACTTGGATCATTGGCTGGACCACTGGAGTTGGCACCACTACAACTTGCTTCCTTCTCATCATGCGGCGACAGCTTCGGCAGGGACGGGCTTGGCCAGTGATTCCATAACATATACTTCCAATAATTCCCCTATAATGATCGCAATTGCATTCCATTTGCACGTTTATATTTACGTTCGACATTGTTTCTAGTTGTGTGTCTTTCTACTTTGCTTGTTTGTGCGATACTGCGTTCAATGCATTCAAAGTCTTCAATTTATATCGAATGATAAGCAAATCCTTTTGATATCTAATCGAAGAAACTGCTAGTGGCATAATGGATGGCTCTACCATATCAGGTGATTCACTCACTAACCAAACGTGCCTAAATGTACTCAAAATGGCTTTGTCTCAACACTCACAGGGGGGCATTACTGCCATCAAGGTGACTCATTTATAGCATTCCCCCAAATATTTCATGTTGCCTCGGTCAGGGTTTTCGTAAATGCTATGATCATTGGACTAgaaaattttt from Drosophila willistoni isolate 14030-0811.24 chromosome 2R unlocalized genomic scaffold, UCI_dwil_1.1 Seg200, whole genome shotgun sequence encodes:
- the LOC6641638 gene encoding uncharacterized protein LOC6641638, translating into MSNVNINVQMECNCDHYRGIIGSICYGITGQARPCRSCRRMMRRKQVVVVPTPVVQPMIQVEQAQVATHYQMPVQQPQMAATVLPPNYAQAVAAQ